A genomic region of Candidatus Eisenbacteria bacterium contains the following coding sequences:
- a CDS encoding cystathionine beta-synthase has protein sequence MKFAPDVLGCVGNTPLIRLNRVTRGCAATVLGKLESTNPGGSVKDRIGLAMVEDAERQGLLKPGGMIVECTSGNTGVGLAIVAAVKGYRAVFVMPDKVSEEKRQLLRAYGAQVVICPTAVPPDSPESYYEVAKRIHRETPGACLTNQYHNMANPEAHYRSTGPEIWEQTGGQVTHLVGGMGTGGTISGTARYLKEKNPRVKVVGADPEGSILCEYFYKKTMGEARPYKVEGIGEDFLPGALDFNMLDDILTVSDRESLNMARRVSREEGILVGGSCGTAVVAALRIAAKGTKDDLIVVILPDTGERYLSKVHSDDWMRENRMLDPDTVLVDQVIRGKRLSVPQLVTVQSGHPLSEALHLIQQYDISLVPVMKNGQVVGTLNDADVLGAALEDLESLHRPVDSVMTDPLPRIARDASLTEAKRMLARRTPALLVTDQSDVVGILTRFDIIEYEAA, from the coding sequence GTGAAGTTTGCCCCGGATGTCCTGGGCTGCGTGGGGAACACGCCGCTGATCCGCCTGAACCGCGTGACCCGCGGGTGCGCGGCCACCGTCCTGGGCAAGCTGGAATCCACCAATCCCGGCGGCAGCGTGAAGGACCGCATCGGGCTGGCCATGGTGGAGGACGCCGAGAGGCAGGGCCTGCTCAAGCCCGGCGGGATGATCGTGGAGTGCACCTCGGGCAACACCGGGGTGGGCCTGGCCATCGTGGCGGCGGTGAAGGGCTACCGGGCGGTGTTCGTGATGCCCGACAAGGTGAGCGAAGAGAAGCGCCAGTTGCTGCGCGCCTACGGCGCCCAGGTGGTGATCTGCCCCACCGCGGTCCCGCCCGATTCCCCCGAGAGCTACTACGAGGTGGCCAAGCGCATTCACCGCGAAACCCCCGGAGCCTGCCTCACCAACCAGTACCACAACATGGCCAACCCGGAGGCGCACTACCGCAGCACCGGTCCCGAGATCTGGGAGCAGACCGGCGGGCAGGTGACGCACCTCGTGGGGGGCATGGGCACCGGCGGCACCATCAGCGGCACGGCGCGCTACCTCAAGGAGAAGAACCCCCGCGTGAAGGTGGTCGGCGCGGACCCCGAGGGCTCCATCCTGTGCGAGTACTTCTACAAGAAGACCATGGGGGAGGCGCGGCCCTACAAGGTGGAAGGCATCGGCGAGGACTTCCTGCCCGGCGCGCTCGACTTCAACATGCTCGACGACATCCTGACCGTCTCCGACCGTGAATCGCTCAACATGGCGCGCCGGGTGTCCCGCGAGGAGGGGATCCTGGTGGGCGGCTCCTGCGGCACCGCCGTGGTCGCCGCGCTCAGGATCGCGGCGAAGGGCACCAAGGACGACCTGATCGTGGTCATCCTGCCCGACACCGGCGAGCGCTACCTCAGCAAGGTGCACTCCGACGACTGGATGCGCGAGAACCGCATGCTGGACCCCGACACGGTGCTGGTGGACCAGGTGATCCGCGGCAAGCGACTTTCAGTGCCGCAGCTGGTCACGGTTCAGAGCGGCCACCCGCTGAGCGAGGCGCTGCACCTGATCCAGCAGTACGACATTTCGCTGGTGCCGGTGATGAAGAACGGCCAGGTGGTGGGCACCTTGAACGACGCCGACGTGCTGGGCGCGGCCCTGGAGGATCTGGAATCCCTGCACCGGCCGGTGGACAGCGTCATGACCGACCCGCTGCCGCGGATCGCGCGCGACGCCAGCCTGACCGAGGCCAAACGCATGCTCGCGCGCCGCACCCCGGCGCTCCTGGTGACCGACCAGTCCGACGTGGTCGGCATTCTCACGCGGTTCGACATCATCGAATACGAGGCGGCCTGA
- a CDS encoding PLP-dependent transferase, with amino-acid sequence MGFSTDAIHAGNAPDPRTGAVSVPIFQTSTYAQAELGKSSGYEYARTANPTRHALEENLAVLEKGIKGFAFSSGMSAISTVLYLLKGGDHVVASHNMYGGTYRLFEYILKGYGIQFTYVDTSDAASVERAFTPETKLLFVESPTNPLMVLSDLKALARLARARGAWMAVDNTFMTPYYQRPLELGAHLAVHSTTKYLNGHSDMVGGAVITSEPELAERLGFLQNAVGAVPGPMDCYLVLRGIKTLALRMERHTANAMKIATFLDRHPAVQKVFYPGLPGHPQHALARTQMSGFGGMLAIETGSLEAGRRLLNQVRLFTLAESLGGVESLISHPASMTHALVPKAEREKWGFTDGLVRLSVGVEDIEDLLADLEQALRAVQPVAGEA; translated from the coding sequence ATGGGTTTCTCCACCGACGCGATCCACGCCGGCAACGCGCCCGACCCCCGCACCGGGGCGGTCTCGGTCCCGATCTTCCAGACCTCCACCTACGCCCAGGCCGAGCTGGGCAAGTCCAGCGGCTACGAGTATGCCCGCACCGCCAACCCCACCCGGCACGCGCTCGAGGAGAACCTCGCGGTGCTGGAGAAGGGGATCAAGGGGTTCGCGTTCTCCTCCGGCATGTCGGCCATCTCCACCGTGCTGTACCTGCTCAAGGGCGGGGACCACGTGGTGGCCTCGCACAACATGTACGGCGGCACCTACCGGCTGTTCGAGTACATCCTGAAGGGCTACGGGATCCAGTTCACCTACGTGGACACCTCGGATGCCGCCTCGGTGGAGCGGGCCTTCACGCCGGAGACGAAGCTGCTGTTCGTGGAGTCGCCCACCAACCCGCTCATGGTGCTCTCGGACCTCAAGGCGCTGGCCCGGCTGGCGCGGGCCCGCGGCGCCTGGATGGCCGTGGACAATACCTTCATGACCCCCTATTACCAGCGCCCGCTGGAACTTGGAGCGCACCTGGCGGTGCACAGCACCACCAAGTACCTCAACGGCCACAGCGACATGGTCGGCGGGGCGGTGATCACCTCGGAGCCGGAACTGGCCGAGCGCCTGGGCTTCCTCCAGAACGCCGTCGGGGCGGTCCCGGGCCCCATGGACTGTTACCTGGTGCTCCGGGGCATCAAGACCCTGGCCCTCCGGATGGAACGGCACACCGCCAACGCGATGAAGATCGCCACCTTCCTGGACAGGCACCCGGCCGTCCAGAAGGTCTTCTACCCGGGTCTGCCCGGCCATCCGCAGCACGCCCTGGCCCGGACCCAGATGTCCGGCTTCGGGGGGATGCTGGCGATCGAGACCGGCTCCCTGGAGGCCGGCCGCCGGCTCCTCAACCAGGTCCGCCTGTTCACCCTGGCCGAGAGCCTGGGAGGGGTGGAAAGCCTGATTTCCCACCCCGCTTCCATGACCCACGCGCTGGTGCCGAAGGCGGAACGGGAGAAGTGGGGCTTCACCGACGGGCTGGTCCGGCTCTCCGTGGGGGTGGAGGACATCGAGGACCTGCTGGCCGACCTGGAGCAG